In Balaenoptera ricei isolate mBalRic1 chromosome 4, mBalRic1.hap2, whole genome shotgun sequence, the following are encoded in one genomic region:
- the LOC132364410 gene encoding olfactory receptor 5K1-like — translation MIEDNHSLTTEFILIGFTDHPELKTFLFLMFLTIYLITMVGNLGLVALIVSERRLHTPMYIFLGNLALMDSCCSSAITPKMLENFFSKGRMISLYECMAQSYFLCLAETADCFLLGAMAYDRYVAICNPLQYHTMMSKKLCIQMITGAYIAGNLHATIQIGFLFRLTFCGSHQIKHFFCDVLPLYRLSCVDTYINELLLFIFAGSVLIFTITIVIISYLFILFTIFKMKSKEGKGKALSTCASHFLSVSLFYGSLLFMYVLPKSGNEEDKDIPVAIFYTLVIPLLNPFIYSLRNKEVINVVKKIMKKTIISYNFQQIQQMLGIEVNTYKGLLHLIFLANFWNAKA, via the exons ATGATTGAGGATAACCACTCCTTGACAACTGAATTTATCCTCATAGGATTTACAGATCACCCAGAGCTGAAGACCTTTCTGTTTCTGATGTTCCTTACCATCTATCTCATCACCATGGTGGGGAATCTTGGCCTGGTGGCACTGATAGTTTCAGAGCGTCGTCTTCACACACCAATGTACATCTTTCTGGGTAATCTCGCTCTGATGGATTCCTGTTGTTCCAGTGCCATTACGCCCAAGATGCTAGAGAACTTCTTTTCTAAAGGTAGAATGATTTCCCTCTACGAATGCATGGCACAATCTTATTTTCTCTGCCTTGCTGAAACTGCAGATTGCTTTCTCCTAGGAGCAATGGCCTATGATCGCTATGTGGCCATCTGCAACCCACTGCAGTACCACACCATGATGTCAAAGAAACTCTGCATTCAGATGATCACAGGGGCCTACATAGCCGGAAACCTGCATGCCACGATTCAAATAGGGTTTCTGTTCAGGTTAACTTTCTGTGGATCTCATCAAATCAAACACTTTTTTTGTGATGTCCTTCCATTATACAGGCTCTCCTGTGTGGATACTTATATCAATGAATTGTTGCTGTTTATCTTTGCAGGGTCAGTTTTAATCTTCACTATTACTATAGTAATAATCTCTTACCTTTTCATACTTTTCACAATTTTCAAGATGAAATCCAAAGAGGGAAAAGGCAAAGCCTTATCTACTTGTGCATCCCactttctctctgtctcattaTTCTATGGTTCTCTTCTTTTCATGTATGTTCTACCAAAGTCAGGTAATGAAGAAGATAAAGATATACCTGTTGCCATTTTTTATACTCTAGTGATTCCCTTATTAAACCCTTTTATTTATAGTCTAAGAAATAAGGAAGTAATAAATGTtgtgaaaaaaattatgaaga AGACTATAATAAGTTACAATtttcaacaaattcaacaaatgCTAGGAATTGAAGTCAATACATATAAAGGTCtactccatttaatatttttggcaaATTTCTGGAATGCCAAGGCATAA